One window of the Litorilinea aerophila genome contains the following:
- the tsaE gene encoding tRNA (adenosine(37)-N6)-threonylcarbamoyltransferase complex ATPase subunit type 1 TsaE, which yields MHTSVTHPYAVETHSAAETQALGHQLGSLVQAGHIIALRGDLGAGKTTFTQGLAAGMGITARVTSPTFTLVNEYQGRGGLQLIHVDVYRLADTAPELDAATFGLEEILDSAGEPTSLSGQASGAVVVIEWADRVAGMLTDDHLAVNLEATGDSPDHRRIVLTAHGPHSAALLQALAQRVPSLRPQIG from the coding sequence ATGCACACCTCTGTTACCCATCCCTACGCAGTCGAAACCCACAGCGCAGCCGAGACCCAGGCCCTGGGCCACCAGCTGGGCAGCCTGGTCCAGGCCGGCCACATCATCGCCCTGCGGGGCGACCTGGGCGCCGGCAAGACCACCTTCACCCAGGGGCTGGCCGCGGGCATGGGCATCACCGCCCGGGTGACCAGCCCCACCTTCACCCTGGTCAACGAGTACCAGGGCCGGGGCGGGCTGCAGCTGATCCACGTGGATGTCTATCGGCTGGCCGATACGGCCCCCGAGCTGGACGCAGCCACCTTTGGCCTGGAGGAAATCCTGGACAGCGCCGGAGAACCGACCAGCCTCAGCGGGCAGGCCAGCGGGGCCGTGGTGGTCATCGAATGGGCGGACCGGGTGGCCGGAATGCTGACGGACGATCACCTGGCCGTCAACCTGGAAGCGACCGGCGATAGCCCCGACCACCGGCGGATCGTCCTGACGGCCCACGGCCCCCACAGCGCGGCCCTGCTCCAGGCCCTGGCCCAGCGGGTTCCATCGCTGCGGCCACAAATTGGGTAG
- a CDS encoding NAD-dependent epimerase/dehydratase family protein, which translates to MIVMVTGGAGFIGSHVADALLEAGHRVVVVDNLHTGHADNVPAAATFYQADICDEEQMAAIFQAEGIQAVVHQAALANVRESMADPITYARVNVLGSLILLEQARQHGCRKFVFASTGGAVYGEGASEAGDRLPFTERSWPQPKDNYGANKLSVEYHLDLYHQNYGLPYVALRYPNVYGPRQDSRGEAGVVAIFADAMLAQKPTRITGDGTQSRDFTYVGDIARANRLALESDAVGIFNVGTGVPTDINTLHRLLATITGYSHQPSYVPRPVGEVLATYLDSSKARQQLGWEAQVSLEEGLRQTVEWFRARR; encoded by the coding sequence ATGATTGTCATGGTAACCGGCGGTGCCGGCTTCATCGGCAGCCATGTGGCCGATGCACTCCTGGAGGCAGGCCATCGGGTGGTGGTGGTCGACAACCTGCACACCGGCCACGCGGACAATGTGCCGGCGGCGGCCACCTTCTATCAGGCGGACATCTGCGACGAAGAGCAAATGGCCGCCATCTTTCAGGCAGAGGGCATCCAGGCGGTGGTCCATCAGGCCGCCCTGGCCAACGTGCGGGAGAGCATGGCCGACCCCATCACCTACGCCCGGGTCAATGTGTTGGGCTCCCTGATCCTGCTGGAGCAGGCCCGCCAGCACGGTTGCCGCAAGTTCGTCTTTGCCAGCACCGGCGGCGCCGTCTATGGCGAAGGGGCCAGCGAGGCTGGCGACCGCCTTCCCTTCACCGAGCGAAGCTGGCCGCAGCCCAAAGACAACTACGGCGCCAACAAGCTCAGCGTGGAGTATCACCTGGACCTCTACCATCAGAACTACGGCCTCCCCTACGTGGCGCTGCGCTACCCCAACGTCTACGGCCCTCGCCAGGACAGCCGGGGCGAGGCCGGCGTGGTGGCCATCTTCGCCGACGCCATGCTGGCCCAAAAGCCGACCCGCATCACCGGGGACGGCACCCAGAGCCGGGATTTCACCTACGTGGGCGACATCGCCAGGGCCAACCGGTTGGCCCTGGAAAGCGACGCCGTGGGCATCTTCAACGTGGGCACCGGTGTCCCCACGGACATCAACACCCTCCACCGGCTGCTGGCCACCATCACCGGTTACTCCCACCAGCCCAGTTACGTCCCCCGGCCGGTCGGTGAAGTGCTGGCCACCTACCTGGATAGCAGCAAGGCCCGGCAACAGTTGGGCTGGGAAGCCCAGGTCTCCCTGGAGGAGGGGCTGCGCCAGACGGTGGAATGGTTCCGGGCGCGACGCTGA
- the npdG gene encoding NADPH-dependent F420 reductase — protein MKPTIAVIGGTGAEGSGLALRWARAGYPVVIGSRSAEKAATVSASLGERLPPGSAPLTGATNAEAAQAADVVVLSVPYSAQEATLQQIGDACQGKILITVGVPLKPPRVSVVWHPPAGSAAQEAQAQLGEGVRVVAAFQNIAADHLQDLSWEPDCDVLVVGDDKAARQQALELVRAAGLFGVDAGPLANAGVVEGLTALLIGINIRYKVKGSGIRITGIPREG, from the coding sequence ATGAAACCCACCATCGCCGTCATTGGCGGCACCGGTGCCGAGGGGTCCGGCCTGGCCTTGCGTTGGGCCCGGGCCGGCTACCCCGTGGTGATCGGCAGCCGCAGCGCAGAGAAGGCCGCCACGGTCAGTGCCAGCCTGGGAGAACGGCTGCCCCCAGGCAGCGCCCCGCTGACCGGCGCCACCAACGCAGAAGCGGCTCAGGCCGCCGACGTGGTCGTGCTCAGCGTCCCCTACAGCGCCCAGGAGGCCACCCTCCAGCAAATCGGGGACGCCTGCCAGGGCAAGATCCTCATCACCGTGGGCGTGCCCCTCAAGCCGCCCCGGGTGAGCGTCGTCTGGCATCCGCCGGCCGGCTCCGCAGCTCAGGAAGCCCAGGCCCAACTGGGGGAGGGCGTCCGGGTGGTGGCTGCGTTCCAGAACATCGCCGCCGATCACCTCCAGGACCTGAGCTGGGAACCGGATTGCGATGTGCTGGTGGTGGGCGACGACAAGGCCGCCCGGCAGCAGGCCCTGGAGCTAGTGCGCGCGGCCGGCCTCTTCGGCGTGGACGCGGGGCCGCTGGCCAACGCCGGCGTGGTGGAAGGGTTGACCGCGTTGCTGATCGGGATCAACATCCGCTACAAGGTCAAGGGCAGCGGCATCCGCATCACCGGCATCCCCCGGGAGGGCTGA
- the ssnA gene encoding putative aminohydrolase SsnA, with protein MLIHNAVVLTFDDQDRVLESGAVLIQGDSIVDVGESQELRSRYPEEEQWDAEGLLLMPGQICAHTHFYGAFARGMYIPGPPPADFPQILERLWWRLDKALDLDGVRASAQVCLVDAIRNGTTTLIDHHASQRAIDGSLDAIAEAVVESGLRAVLCYEVTDRDGPEAAAAGIRENVRFARRLAQARQSDPTSPLATRLAATFGLHASFTLSDETLEAAIADSNRFHIHVAEHPVDQYETLQRSGMRVVERLVDFGIAAPESILAHCVHIDAWEMALIREVGSFVSHQPRSNMNNAVGTAEITTLLRGGVPVCLGNDGFSNDMFAEMKVADLLQKAAHGDPRYLGADQVVRMAIHHNRRLAQVFFEKPLGIIAPGAYADLILLDYYPTTPLTPENLPWHLLFGVSGGHVHSTIAHGQVLMRNRKLLTLDEAQITACSRHLAAQTWERYWEMFP; from the coding sequence ATGCTGATTCACAATGCGGTTGTTCTCACATTCGACGACCAGGATCGCGTCCTGGAATCCGGCGCGGTGCTGATCCAGGGGGACAGCATCGTGGACGTGGGCGAAAGCCAGGAGCTCCGGAGTCGTTACCCTGAAGAGGAGCAGTGGGATGCTGAGGGATTGCTCCTCATGCCCGGCCAGATCTGTGCCCATACCCATTTTTACGGCGCCTTCGCGCGGGGGATGTACATCCCCGGCCCGCCCCCAGCGGATTTCCCCCAGATTCTGGAACGCCTGTGGTGGCGGCTGGACAAAGCCCTGGACCTGGACGGGGTGCGCGCCTCCGCCCAGGTCTGCCTGGTGGATGCCATTCGCAACGGCACCACCACCCTCATCGACCATCACGCCAGCCAGCGGGCCATCGACGGCAGCCTGGACGCCATTGCCGAGGCCGTGGTGGAAAGCGGGCTGCGGGCTGTGCTCTGCTACGAAGTGACCGACCGGGATGGCCCCGAGGCCGCGGCCGCCGGAATCCGGGAAAACGTCCGCTTCGCCCGGCGTCTGGCCCAGGCCCGGCAGAGTGACCCGACCTCCCCCCTGGCCACCCGGCTGGCCGCCACCTTCGGCCTCCACGCCAGCTTTACCCTCTCGGATGAAACCCTGGAGGCGGCCATCGCGGACAGCAACCGGTTCCACATCCACGTGGCCGAACACCCGGTGGATCAATACGAGACGCTGCAACGATCGGGCATGCGGGTGGTGGAGCGCCTGGTAGACTTCGGCATCGCGGCGCCCGAGAGTATCCTGGCCCACTGCGTCCACATCGACGCCTGGGAGATGGCCCTGATCCGGGAAGTGGGCTCCTTCGTCAGCCATCAGCCCCGCTCCAACATGAACAATGCGGTGGGCACTGCGGAAATCACCACCCTCCTGCGGGGCGGTGTCCCGGTCTGCCTGGGCAACGATGGTTTCAGCAACGACATGTTCGCCGAAATGAAGGTGGCCGATCTACTGCAGAAGGCCGCTCACGGCGACCCCCGCTACCTGGGCGCGGACCAGGTGGTCCGCATGGCTATCCACCACAACCGCCGGCTGGCCCAGGTCTTCTTCGAGAAACCTCTGGGCATCATCGCCCCCGGAGCCTACGCAGACCTCATTTTGTTGGACTACTACCCCACAACTCCCCTCACCCCCGAAAATTTGCCCTGGCATCTGCTCTTTGGCGTCAGCGGTGGCCATGTCCACAGCACCATCGCCCATGGCCAGGTGCTCATGCGCAACCGGAAACTCCTCACCCTGGACGAGGCCCAAATCACCGCGTGCAGTCGCCATCTGGCTGCCCAGACATGGGAGCGCTACTGGGAGATGTTTCCGTAG
- the yqeC gene encoding selenium cofactor biosynthesis protein YqeC, which translates to MELWRALRLDLAPETPHVVSFVGGGGKSTALFRLARELVAQGSRVIVTTTTHLGVAQTQGYAGLLCLAEGEGPPADGIADRLVAHGQCLLVGPRVGAKWRGLTAGQFQALWTVARALAVTAILVEADGSRGLPVKAPASHEPVVPPMTTLLVPVAGLDGVGAPVDGDHVHRPEQVRKLLGLDAGMSARLTPAQLARLLVHPAGGARHRPPTARLLPLLNKADDICRLVLGRLTAACLLRLGQASLVAAVAQEEEPVLERWAPWAAIVLAAGEGRRMGRPKQLVPVDGEPMVARAVGTVLAAGPSAVLVVTGAHGEQVQAALASWQAVAGTSLRLVPNPRWAEGQASSMRAGLLALDEAIQAALFLPVDQPLLSSRLLRQMYRCWQAGAPLVTPRVDGQIRGAPALFDRALWPELLAVQGDVGGREVLRRHQHQAATIPVQPEELQDVDTPEDLARLR; encoded by the coding sequence ATGGAACTCTGGCGTGCCCTCCGGCTGGATCTGGCGCCCGAGACTCCCCACGTGGTCAGCTTTGTGGGCGGCGGCGGCAAAAGTACGGCCCTCTTTCGGCTGGCCCGGGAACTGGTGGCCCAGGGCAGCCGGGTCATTGTGACCACCACCACCCACCTGGGCGTGGCCCAAACCCAGGGCTACGCCGGCCTGTTGTGCCTGGCGGAGGGCGAGGGTCCGCCGGCAGACGGGATAGCCGACCGACTGGTCGCCCATGGCCAATGCCTGTTGGTCGGACCTCGGGTGGGTGCGAAGTGGCGGGGGCTGACGGCCGGGCAATTTCAGGCCCTGTGGACGGTGGCGCGGGCACTGGCGGTGACGGCCATCCTGGTGGAAGCCGACGGCAGCCGTGGCCTGCCGGTGAAGGCGCCGGCATCCCACGAGCCTGTGGTGCCGCCCATGACCACACTGCTGGTGCCGGTGGCCGGGCTGGATGGTGTGGGCGCACCGGTGGACGGGGACCATGTCCACCGGCCCGAACAGGTGCGGAAGCTGCTGGGGTTGGATGCCGGGATGTCCGCTCGGTTGACGCCGGCGCAACTGGCCCGGCTCCTGGTTCATCCAGCGGGCGGGGCCAGGCATAGACCGCCCACGGCCCGCCTGCTTCCCCTGCTCAACAAGGCGGACGACATCTGCCGCCTGGTCCTGGGGCGCCTGACCGCCGCCTGCCTGCTTCGCCTGGGCCAGGCGTCCCTGGTGGCTGCCGTGGCCCAAGAGGAGGAGCCGGTGTTGGAGCGGTGGGCTCCCTGGGCGGCCATTGTGTTGGCGGCAGGAGAAGGCCGGCGCATGGGGCGCCCCAAGCAGCTCGTCCCGGTGGACGGCGAGCCCATGGTAGCTCGCGCTGTGGGGACGGTCTTGGCGGCCGGGCCATCAGCCGTGCTGGTGGTCACCGGAGCCCATGGGGAGCAGGTCCAGGCGGCCCTGGCGTCCTGGCAGGCAGTGGCCGGCACAAGCCTGCGGTTGGTTCCCAATCCCCGTTGGGCCGAAGGACAGGCCAGTAGCATGCGGGCCGGCCTGTTGGCCCTGGACGAGGCCATCCAGGCGGCCCTCTTTCTGCCCGTGGATCAGCCTTTGCTGTCGTCTCGGTTGTTGCGGCAGATGTATCGCTGCTGGCAGGCAGGCGCTCCCCTGGTCACTCCCCGGGTGGATGGTCAGATCCGGGGCGCCCCGGCCCTCTTCGACCGGGCCCTCTGGCCCGAGCTGCTGGCCGTCCAGGGGGATGTGGGCGGCCGGGAGGTGCTGCGTCGTCATCAGCACCAGGCAGCCACCATCCCCGTGCAGCCGGAAGAGCTCCAGGACGTGGACACACCCGAGGATCTGGCCCGCCTTCGGTGA
- a CDS encoding LysM peptidoglycan-binding domain-containing protein, giving the protein MNVRSRAPHLYAVTASTLALAAVLLIGLVGALARPAQAQDEAQPRSTQAGYTYTVQEGDSWASVAATTGVDEATLRAANPQAQRDNDWLLVGEELFVPLAAASTPTRTHVVRSGESWSTIASQYNIPVDLLMAANPNSVRPGLVLYRGEILVIPARGQVPTATPTPAPTATATPTATAMATAAATATATGTVTVTAPVTGPQVSATVTTTASSAGAETLPPCPARFADYPESLSELVNQAGDVKAAVSAFLAACGAAVDNGLVTGDWTGDDVPDLVVVFQNPQPEATFIQNDLLIFQSSADGYQLGYRARAAGEVRLLATEDINADGQADVVWVDTTCGASTCFDTVNVRSWDGSTWADWTEGTITMAYAEISLDDRSPEGQGQEIVLNGGIYGSIGAGPQRSRTEVWASYQGAPYVLAEKSYSPSECLYHTVLDANRAFLAGPGEGFRQAQALYTQAVEDESLIECWMRPNELDELRSFSLYRLAVLASYQGDAEAAAEYIEQLGATYPDSVYDQLGQAWLQAYQESADPQAACQVANEYATEHPESWQMLADYGYTNPSFQASDVCPILELAEPDAQEAPAEAGAAPTATPLSAQVLPDCPATLSDYATTLPDVLTAVGNDQASLENWLRLCNAMGDGRGAVVLADLTGDGRSDAIFYPVIISDVGFGPDGAQGAVLIYHATADGGYTLAAQPDIYGQPEPLAVDDLNADGRMDIAWTVVGCSTFCVREVQMWTWDQDAYVSLIQPGATIAEGTAYFEPVAEGDPGSGQQLVLAGGVSGTPEGGLDVPHTEIWQSVDGGLYQRIRWTYDRDNPGSRCMGLRLVEADVALQAADVLGYGPAVEAYTDALKPGWDACSIFGLPAEEELILLQGLASFRLVQALALNGDLEAAAATAAALAQGQPDSDYSQATQQWLQVYQETGDPAQACEAVQPIFEANSDLWQITDHYGYNHPALAPEQICFVP; this is encoded by the coding sequence ATGAACGTAAGGTCCCGAGCTCCCCACCTCTACGCAGTGACCGCCAGCACCCTTGCCCTGGCGGCCGTACTCCTGATCGGATTGGTCGGCGCCCTGGCCAGGCCGGCCCAGGCCCAGGACGAGGCGCAACCCCGGTCCACCCAGGCCGGCTACACCTACACGGTCCAGGAGGGCGACTCCTGGGCCTCGGTGGCGGCCACCACCGGCGTCGACGAGGCCACCCTGCGGGCCGCCAATCCCCAGGCCCAGCGGGACAACGACTGGCTCCTGGTGGGGGAGGAGCTGTTCGTGCCCCTGGCCGCCGCCAGCACCCCCACCCGTACCCACGTGGTGCGCAGCGGCGAATCTTGGAGCACCATCGCCAGCCAGTACAACATCCCCGTGGACCTGCTCATGGCGGCCAACCCCAACTCGGTCCGCCCCGGCCTGGTGCTTTATCGGGGGGAAATCCTGGTGATCCCGGCCCGGGGCCAGGTTCCCACCGCCACGCCCACGCCGGCCCCCACGGCCACGGCCACACCCACCGCCACTGCCATGGCTACCGCCGCTGCCACGGCGACGGCCACAGGCACTGTCACGGTCACAGCCCCGGTGACGGGCCCGCAGGTCTCTGCCACGGTCACCACCACTGCCTCGTCGGCCGGTGCGGAAACCTTGCCTCCCTGTCCGGCCCGCTTTGCTGATTATCCTGAAAGCCTGAGCGAGCTGGTGAACCAGGCCGGCGACGTAAAAGCAGCCGTCTCGGCCTTCCTGGCAGCCTGTGGTGCCGCCGTGGATAACGGCCTCGTGACCGGCGACTGGACTGGCGATGACGTGCCGGATCTGGTGGTAGTCTTCCAGAATCCCCAGCCGGAGGCCACCTTTATCCAGAACGATTTGCTCATCTTCCAGAGCAGCGCCGACGGATACCAGCTGGGCTACCGGGCCCGGGCCGCCGGCGAGGTGCGTCTCCTGGCCACGGAAGACATCAACGCCGACGGCCAGGCCGACGTGGTCTGGGTCGATACCACCTGCGGCGCCAGCACCTGCTTCGACACAGTGAATGTACGAAGTTGGGATGGCTCTACCTGGGCCGACTGGACCGAGGGCACCATCACCATGGCCTATGCGGAGATCTCCCTGGATGATCGCAGCCCAGAGGGGCAGGGCCAGGAGATTGTGCTCAACGGCGGGATCTACGGCAGCATCGGCGCCGGTCCCCAGCGGAGCCGCACCGAAGTCTGGGCCAGCTATCAGGGGGCGCCTTACGTGCTGGCCGAAAAGAGCTACAGCCCCAGCGAGTGCCTCTACCACACGGTATTGGACGCCAACCGGGCCTTCCTGGCAGGGCCGGGGGAGGGCTTCCGCCAGGCCCAGGCGCTGTACACCCAGGCGGTGGAGGACGAAAGCCTGATCGAATGCTGGATGCGGCCCAACGAACTGGATGAGTTGCGCAGCTTCAGCCTCTATCGCCTGGCCGTGCTGGCCAGCTATCAGGGCGACGCCGAGGCAGCGGCCGAGTACATCGAACAGTTGGGCGCGACCTATCCCGATAGCGTCTACGACCAGCTGGGGCAGGCCTGGCTCCAGGCCTATCAGGAGAGCGCCGATCCCCAGGCTGCCTGTCAGGTCGCCAACGAGTATGCCACCGAGCACCCCGAATCCTGGCAGATGCTGGCCGACTACGGATACACCAATCCATCCTTCCAGGCCAGCGACGTCTGCCCCATCCTGGAGTTGGCCGAGCCGGACGCACAGGAAGCCCCGGCGGAGGCAGGCGCAGCCCCCACAGCGACCCCCCTCTCCGCCCAGGTGTTGCCGGACTGTCCTGCCACCCTGTCCGACTATGCCACCACCCTGCCTGATGTCCTGACCGCGGTGGGCAATGACCAGGCCAGCCTGGAAAACTGGCTTCGCCTCTGCAACGCCATGGGCGATGGCCGGGGCGCAGTAGTGCTGGCCGACCTGACGGGCGACGGGCGATCCGATGCTATCTTCTATCCGGTGATCATCAGTGACGTGGGCTTTGGCCCGGACGGCGCCCAGGGCGCGGTCCTCATCTACCACGCCACGGCGGACGGCGGCTACACCCTGGCCGCCCAGCCAGACATCTACGGCCAGCCCGAGCCCCTGGCCGTGGACGACCTTAACGCTGACGGACGCATGGACATCGCCTGGACGGTGGTGGGTTGCTCCACCTTCTGCGTCCGGGAGGTGCAGATGTGGACCTGGGACCAGGACGCCTACGTCTCCCTGATCCAGCCCGGCGCTACCATTGCCGAGGGGACGGCCTACTTTGAGCCTGTGGCCGAAGGGGATCCGGGCAGTGGCCAGCAGTTGGTGTTGGCCGGCGGGGTCAGCGGTACGCCAGAAGGAGGCCTGGACGTGCCCCACACGGAGATCTGGCAGAGTGTGGACGGCGGCCTCTACCAGCGCATCCGCTGGACCTACGACCGGGACAACCCCGGCAGCCGCTGCATGGGGCTGCGCCTGGTAGAGGCGGATGTGGCGCTCCAGGCGGCGGATGTGTTGGGCTACGGTCCCGCTGTGGAAGCCTACACGGATGCCCTCAAGCCAGGATGGGACGCATGCAGCATCTTTGGCCTGCCGGCCGAGGAAGAGCTGATCCTGCTCCAGGGGCTGGCCAGCTTCCGCCTGGTCCAGGCCCTGGCCCTGAACGGTGACCTGGAAGCCGCCGCGGCCACGGCAGCCGCTCTGGCTCAGGGTCAGCCAGACAGCGATTACAGCCAGGCGACCCAACAGTGGCTACAGGTCTACCAGGAGACGGGTGATCCGGCCCAGGCCTGCGAAGCGGTGCAGCCCATCTTCGAGGCCAACAGCGACCTCTGGCAGATCACCGATCATTACGGCTACAACCATCCTGCCCTGGCGCCAGAGCAGATCTGCTTTGTGCCCTGA
- a CDS encoding trans-sulfuration enzyme family protein has translation MQLETRAVHAGRQVDPATGAVMPPIHLSTTFERDADGAYPHGYIYTRSGNPNRQALEQCLAQLEGGAAAAAFSSGMAATMAVLQAFQPGDHVLLPADVYYGTRKLAQEIFRPWGLAVSTVDMADLEQVRAAIQPQTRLVWVETPSNPLLKITDIAAVAEMAHRVGARCVVDNTWATPVLQQPLSLGADLAMHATTKYLGGHSDLLGGALIAREEDDFFLRIREIQATGGAVPSPFDCWLLLRSIRTLPYRMRAHCHNGLAVARFLQEHPRVEAVHYPGLASHPGHTVAARQMQGFGGMLSIQVAGGADAAMAVASRVRLFTRATSLGGVESLIEHRASVEGPASTTPPNLLRLSVGLEHPDDLIADLAQALG, from the coding sequence ATGCAGCTGGAAACCCGGGCGGTCCACGCTGGTCGCCAGGTGGACCCGGCCACCGGCGCGGTGATGCCGCCCATCCATCTTTCCACCACCTTCGAGCGGGATGCCGACGGCGCGTATCCCCACGGCTACATCTACACCCGCAGCGGCAATCCCAACCGCCAGGCCCTGGAGCAGTGCCTGGCCCAGTTGGAAGGGGGGGCAGCCGCGGCCGCCTTCTCCTCTGGCATGGCGGCCACCATGGCTGTGCTGCAGGCCTTCCAGCCAGGCGACCACGTGCTGTTGCCGGCCGATGTCTACTACGGCACCCGTAAGCTGGCCCAGGAAATCTTCCGCCCCTGGGGCCTGGCGGTCTCCACCGTGGACATGGCCGACCTGGAGCAGGTCCGGGCGGCCATCCAGCCGCAAACCCGGCTGGTCTGGGTGGAGACGCCGTCCAATCCCCTGCTCAAGATCACCGACATTGCCGCGGTGGCCGAGATGGCCCACCGGGTGGGTGCGCGCTGTGTGGTGGACAACACCTGGGCCACGCCGGTTTTGCAACAGCCCCTGAGCCTGGGCGCCGATCTGGCCATGCACGCCACCACCAAGTACCTGGGGGGACACAGCGACCTGCTGGGGGGCGCCCTCATCGCCCGGGAGGAGGACGACTTTTTCCTGCGCATCCGTGAGATCCAGGCCACGGGGGGCGCAGTGCCGTCGCCCTTCGACTGCTGGCTCTTGTTGCGCAGCATCCGCACCCTGCCCTACCGCATGCGGGCCCACTGCCACAACGGGCTGGCAGTCGCTCGCTTCCTGCAGGAGCACCCCCGGGTGGAGGCCGTCCACTACCCCGGACTGGCCAGTCACCCGGGACACACCGTGGCCGCGCGCCAGATGCAGGGATTCGGCGGGATGCTCTCCATCCAGGTGGCCGGCGGCGCCGACGCAGCCATGGCCGTGGCCAGCCGGGTGCGCCTCTTCACCCGGGCCACCAGTCTGGGCGGTGTGGAAAGCCTCATCGAACATCGGGCCTCGGTGGAGGGCCCTGCATCCACCACGCCGCCCAACCTGCTGCGGCTTTCCGTCGGCCTGGAGCATCCCGACGACCTGATCGCCGACCTGGCCCAGGCCCTGGGTTGA
- a CDS encoding glycosyltransferase family 4 protein, giving the protein MHVAINGWFAGRLTTGSGQYLEQLLQRLPHLAPHLRLSLLQPAGAAAAQEDRPGVESIAVPLPRLPKALAKVWWEQVTVPATAARLGAHVLWVPYWAAPWRQPCPVVVTVHDLIPLLLPGYRGSPFHRLYTTLVAHTARRAQAILTVSHASAQDIVQHLNVPPERVHVVHHGPNQAGPPPDLAQTAAVRRRYNLPARYFLYLGGFDRRKNVAGILRAYRRYLEKGGDPAIHLVIAGELPARDTPFAPDPRPLARAEGIEAQVHFCGWVAEGDKPALYAGATAFLFPSTYEGFGMMVLEAMAAGTPVVTSGQLARRDV; this is encoded by the coding sequence ATGCATGTGGCCATCAACGGCTGGTTCGCCGGCCGCCTCACCACGGGAAGCGGACAATACCTGGAACAGCTCCTGCAGCGGCTGCCCCACCTGGCACCCCACCTGCGTCTTTCCCTGCTCCAGCCGGCAGGCGCAGCGGCTGCCCAGGAGGACCGCCCCGGCGTGGAGTCCATCGCCGTCCCGCTGCCCCGGCTGCCAAAAGCCCTGGCCAAAGTCTGGTGGGAACAGGTGACGGTCCCGGCGACGGCGGCGCGGCTGGGGGCCCATGTGCTCTGGGTGCCCTACTGGGCGGCACCCTGGCGTCAGCCCTGCCCGGTGGTGGTCACCGTCCACGATCTGATACCGCTGCTGCTGCCCGGCTATCGGGGCAGCCCCTTCCATCGCCTCTACACGACCCTGGTGGCCCACACGGCCCGTCGGGCCCAGGCCATCCTCACGGTCAGCCATGCCAGCGCCCAAGACATTGTCCAGCACCTGAATGTCCCACCTGAACGGGTTCACGTGGTCCACCACGGACCGAACCAGGCAGGTCCCCCCCCGGACCTGGCCCAAACGGCCGCGGTCCGCCGCCGGTACAACTTGCCGGCACGCTATTTTCTCTACCTGGGGGGCTTTGACCGCCGAAAGAACGTGGCGGGTATCCTGCGGGCCTACCGCCGTTACCTGGAAAAGGGGGGCGATCCGGCCATCCATCTGGTGATCGCCGGGGAGTTGCCCGCGCGAGACACCCCCTTCGCGCCAGACCCGCGCCCCCTGGCCCGGGCAGAGGGCATCGAGGCGCAGGTGCATTTCTGTGGTTGGGTGGCGGAGGGGGACAAACCGGCCTTGTATGCGGGGGCGACGGCGTTTCTCTTTCCCAGCACCTACGAAGGCTTCGGCATGATGGTACTGGAGGCCATGGCCGCGGGCACGCCGGTGGTGACCAGCGGCCAGTTGGCACGCAGGGACGTGTGA